A window of the Oryzias melastigma strain HK-1 linkage group LG11, ASM292280v2, whole genome shotgun sequence genome harbors these coding sequences:
- the LOC112160948 gene encoding serine incorporator 1: MGACLALGSLASCASCLCGSASCLLSSCCPSTYNSTVSRLAFSFLLLLGTLVSIIMILPGMEEHLKKIPGFCVGGSSIPGLENRVNCDIIVGYKSVYRMCFAMACFFFLFSIIMIRVRTSKDPRASIQNGFWFFKFLMLIGIAVGAFYIPDGTFNIVWYYFGVVGSFVFIIIQLILLIDFAHSWNQSWLERAENGNQKCWFAALLSFTVIHYALAFTAVVLFYVFYTQSDDCTEHKVFISLNLLFCIAVSVVSILPKVQEAQPTSGLLQASLISLYTMYVTWSAMTNNPNKRCNPSLLSLVQNPGATPPPGPAPTEAPGNVQWWDAQGIVGLIIFLFCTLYASIRSSNNAQVNRLMQTEEGQGLTVDVDDSPDEGGVRRAVDNEEQGVTYNYSFFHFSLFLASLYIMMTLTNWYMPNIDYESMQTSMPAVWVKISSGWIGLALYLWTLLAPLVLPDRDFS, translated from the exons ATGGGTGCGTGTTTGGCGCTCGGGTCCCTTGCTAGTTGC GCGTCCTGTTTGTGCGGCTCGGCCTCCTGCCTGCTGTCCTCATGTTGCCCTTCCACCTACAACTCCACGGTCAGCCGGCTGGCCTtctccttcctgctgctgctcggAACGCTGGTGTCCATCATTATGATCCTTCCAGGCATGGAAGAACATCTGAAGAAG ATTCCTGGTTTCTGTGTGGGCGGGTCTAGCATACCTGGCTTAGAGAATAGGGTGAACTGTGACATCATCGTGGGCTACAAGTCTGTGTACCGCATGTGCTTCGCCATGGCCTGCTTCTTCTtcctgttctccatcatcatgATCCGAGTGCGCACCAGCAAGGACCCTCGAGCTTCCATCCAGAACGG GTTCTGGTTCTTCAAGTTTCTGATGCTCATTGGCATCGCTGTGGGAGCATTCTACATCCCAGATGGAACCTTTAACATAG TGTGGTACTACTTTGGCGTGGTGGGTTCCTTTGTCTTTATCATCATCCAGCTCATCCTGCTGATTGACTTTGCTCATTCCTGGAATCAATCTTGGCTGGAGAGGGCCGAGAATGGAAACCAGAAATGCTGGTTTGCAG CTCTGCTCTCCTTCACCGTCATCCACTACGCCTTGGCCTTCACCGCCGTCGTTCTCTTCTACGTCTTCTACACTCAGTCCGACGACTGCACCGAGCACAAGGTCTTCATCAGCCTCAACCTTCTGTTCTGCATCGCTGTGTCTGTCGTGTCCATCCTGCCGAAGGTTCAG GAGGCTCAGCCCACATCCGGTCTGCTGCAGGCCTCCCTCATCTCCCTCTACACCATGTACGTCACCTGGTCGGCCATGACCAACAACCCCA ATAAGCGGTGTAACCCCAGTCTGCTGAGTCTGGTCCAGAATCCTGGAGCCACTCCCCCACCAGGACCCGCTCCCACCGAGGCCCCGGGGAACGTGCAGTGGTGGGACGCTCAGGGCATCGTGGGATTGATCATCTTCTTGTTCTGCACTCTCTACGCCAG CATCCGCTCCTCCAACAACGCTCAGGTCAACCGGCTGATGCAGACGGAGGAGGGGCAGGGTCTGACCGTGGATGTGGATGACTCCCCTGACGAGGGGGGGGTTCGGCGTGCCGTGGACAACGAGGAGCAGGGAGTGACCTACAACTACTCCTTCTTCCACTTCAGCCTCTTCCTGGCCTCGCTCTACATCATGATGACCCTCACCAACTGGTACAT GCCCAACATAGACTATGAGTCCATGCAGACCTCCATGCCGGCCGTCTGGGTGAAGATCAGCTCCGGCTGGATCGGCCTGGCTCTGTACTTGTGGACTCTGTTGGCGCCGCTGGTGCTGCCCGACAGAGACTTCAGCTGA